In Ostrea edulis chromosome 10, xbOstEdul1.1, whole genome shotgun sequence, one genomic interval encodes:
- the LOC125666332 gene encoding uncharacterized protein LOC125666332: MMEKKGLPSSSPPDYTVCDLTNAHPGTSDVITPDINPPPSYDAIFSSKIATARKTRKSNRYDRDDRNTWEIVHECFEMSILQQIIWLAALAFSISYIVYGLKYKGKCYKKRLNDKGKVEEEEDMTSFIQAEGGVICATILYAFLCRILVLCDTHRKNRVSRGELEGKKKCGGNLFFLGMALYIANFGLCVAGATKIIPFYDVPNTSDNKTDIRQCHPEFYNFYRNTKIGELAVLMPYAAYIIISLFIVVPMQKTWFLRRKWCQWAKLLDADKDGVISEDDMKKTNAKLEEIRKRLGARNTAMEEADQKKWWNEHIFKTGRGKDISVADYVSYLQGTVGAAVPHEKAGKVKAMVTGFFNIFSTEGFRKKNLILGEEDFVKFWAILADVDERHCRRMLIRHFPTPLTLAYFLEDFTAFLSHQEFFDEYSNRIFNVVKFRRSNGCCKE; encoded by the exons ATGATGGAGAAGAAAGGTCTGCCTTCTTCTTCTCCCCCTGACTATACAGTTTGTGATCTCACCAACGCTCATCCAGGAACCTCGGATGTAATCACGCCAGATATAA ACCCCCCGCCATCTTACGATGCCATATTTTCGTCGAAAATTGCAACTGCTCGTAAGACGCGAAAGTCGAATAGATATGATCGAGATGACAGAAATACGTGGGAAATTGTACATGAATGCTTCGAAATGTCGA TTCTCCAACAGATCATATGGCTAGCTGCACTTGCCTTTTCCATATCGTATATTGTTTACG GCCTAAAATACAAGGGAAAGTGTTACAAGAAGAGACTAAATGACAAAGGCAAAGTGGAGGAAGAGGAGGATATGACGTCATTTATACAGGCAGAGGGTGGAGTCATTTGTGCCACCATATTATACGCCTTCCTGTGTCGCATATTGGTCCTGTGTGATACTCATCGCAAGAATCGCGTGTCCAGGGGCGAGCTCGAGGGAAAGAAAAAATGTGGCGGGAATTTGTTTTTCCTAGGAATGGCGTTGTATATTGCAAATTTCGGTTTGTGTGTTGCAG GAGCTACAAAAATCATACCTTTCTACGACGTCCCAAACACCTCGGACAATAAGACTGACATTCGACAATGTCATCCAGAGTTCTACAACTTTTATCGTAACACCAAGATAGGTGAGCTGGCGGTGCTGATGCCGTATGCAGCTTACATCATCATCAGTTTGTTCATTGTTGTTCCAATGCAAA AGACTTGGTTTTTACGACGTAAATGGTGCCAATGGGCCAAACTTCTTGATGCTGATAAAGATGGTGTCATCAGTGAAGACGACATGAAGAAAACCAACGCCAAGTTAGAAGAGATCCGTAAGCGTCTGGGAGCTAGAAACACAGCAATGGAGGAAGCTGACCAAAAGAAATGGTGGAACGagcatattttcaaaactggacGTGGGAAGGATATTTCAGTTGCTGATTACGTCAGCTACCTACAAGGAACGGTGGGGGCCGCAGTACCTCATGAAAAGGCCGGCAAAGTTAAAGCAATGGTGACggggttctttaacatcttcTCTACGGAAGGATTTCGGAAGAAAAATCTCATTCTGGGGGAGGAAGATTTCGTTAAGTTCTGGGCCATTCTTGCTGACGTGGACGAACGCCATTGCAGAAGGATGCTCATCAGGCACTTTCCCACACCTTTGACGTTGGCTTATTTCTTGGAGGACTTCACGGCTTTTCTGTCACATCAGGAATTTTTTGATGAATACAGCAACCGAATATTTAATGTTGTGAAATTTCGTCGATCTAATGGATGTTGCAAAGAGTGA